In Sciurus carolinensis chromosome 17, mSciCar1.2, whole genome shotgun sequence, one genomic interval encodes:
- the Mbd3 gene encoding methyl-CpG-binding domain protein 3 isoform X2, translating into MERKSPSGKKFRSKPQLARYLGGSMDLSTFDFRTGKMLMSKMNKSRQRVRYDSSNQVKGKPDLNTALPVRQTASIFKQPVTKITNHPSNKVKSDPQKAADQPRQLFWEKKLSGLSAFDIAEELVRTMDLPKGLQGVGPGCTDETLLSAIASALHTSTMPITGQLSAAVEKNPGVWLNTTQPLCKAFMVTDEDIRKQEELVQQVRKRLEEALMADMLAHVEELAREGEAPLDKACLDEEEEDEDEDEEPEPDQELERV; encoded by the exons CCCCAGTGGGAAGAAGTTCCGCAGCAAGCCGCAGTTGGCGCGCTACCTGGGGGGCTCCATGGATCTGAGCACCTTTGACTTCCGCACCGGCAAGATGCTGATGAGCAAGATGAATAAGAGCCGCCAGCGTGTGCGCTATGACTCCTCCAACCAGGTCAAG GGCAAGCCTGACCTGAACACGGCGCTTCCAGTGCGGCAGACAGCATCCATCTTTAAGCAGCCGGTGACCAAGATCACCAACCACCCCAGCAACAAGGTGAAGAGCGACCCCCAGAAGGCTGCGGACCAGCCGCGGCAG CTCTTCTGGGAGAAGAAGCTGAGCGGCCTGAGTGCCTTTGACATCGCAGAGGAGCTTGTCAGAACCATGGACCTGCCCAAAGGCCTGCAAG GGGTGGGCCCTGGCTGCACCGATGAGACTCTGCTGTCGGCCATCGCCAGCGCCCTGCACACCAGCACCATGCCCATCACAGGGCAGCTCTCAGCCGCCGTGGAGAAGAACCCTGGTGTGTGGCTGAACACCACGCAGCCCCTGTGCAAAGCGTTCATGGTGACCGACGAGGACATCAG gaagcaggaggagctTGTGCAGCAGGTGCGGAAGCGGCTGGAGGAGGCACTGATGGCCGACATGCTGGCCCACGTGGAGGAGCTGGCCCGTGAGGGCGAGGCGCCCCTGGACAAGGCCTGCctggacgaggaggaggaggacgaggacgAGGACGAGGAGCCCGAGCCGGACCAGGAGCTGGAGCGCGTCTAG
- the Mex3d gene encoding RNA-binding protein MEX3D: MPGSTGQPDGGGGGGPGAATGGDPSPRPPPPGAEEAAPRPPPEPDDAAAALRLALDQLSALGLGAAGGPEEEGPAAGGGDGAAGGGDGGEAEPAPPDGPEAGASLAVAPVVAPGALPLLEPDVSPPPPPPRPSPPDLFAGFAPHPSALGPPTLLAEQMSVIGSRKKSVNMTECVPVPSSEHVAEIVGRQGCKIKALRAKTNTYIKTPVRGEEPVFIVTGRKEDVEMAKREILSAAEHFSMIRATRSKAGGLPGAAPGPPNLPGQTTIQVRVPYRVVGLVVGPKGATIKRIQQRTHTYIVTPGRDKEPVFAVTGMPENVDRAREEIEAHITLRTGAFTDAGPDSDFHANGTDVCLDLLGAAASLWAKAPHPGRRPPAAASGLRGDSALGTPSTPEAFYAGNRGGPPVPDAGPASPYGGSGNGGFTFGADGAGAPTGTATPEDCDFGFDFLALDLTVPAAATIWAPFERAAPLPAFSGCAAVNGAPAPASTGARRSSAAGTPRHSPTLPEPGGLGLELPLTRRGAPDPVGALPWRPPQTSLPPFSSSASFSTATSLPSSASASSALDSSATDSNRKPSASAAAGAPGPPAAAPARECVVCAEGEAMAALVPCGHNLFCMDCAVRICGKSEPECPACRTPATQAIRVETAGRGPAAAPRFLTNDSIEWTG; encoded by the exons ATGCCCGGCTCCACCGGCCAGCCGGacggcggcgggggcggcgggcCGGGGGCGGCGACCGGCGGGGACCCCAGCCCGCGCCCCCCGCCCCCGGGCGCCGAGGAGGCCGCGCCCCGGCCGCCGCCCGAGCCCGACGACGCGGCCGCCGCGCTGCGCCTGGCGCTGGACCAGCTGTCCGCGTTGGGGCTGGGGGCCGCCGGCGGCCCGGAGGAAGAGGGgccggcggcgggcggcggggaCGGCGCGGCGGGCGGCGGGGACGGCGGGGAGGCCGAGCCTGCGCCCCCCGACGGCCCCGAGGCCGGCGCGTCCCTGGCTGTGGCGCCCGTCGTGGCCCCTGGCGCGCTGCCGCTGCTGGAGCCCGACGTGAGCCCTCCTCCGCCGCCGCCCCGGCCGTCGCCGCCGGACCTGTTCGCCGGCTTCGCGCCCCATCCCTCGGCTCTGGGCCCCCCGACGCTGCTGGCCGAGCAGATGAGCGTGATCGGCAGCCGCAAGAAGAGCGTGAACATGACCGAGTGCGTGCCGGTGCCCAGCTCGGAGCATGTCGCCGAGATCGTGGGTCGCCAGG GGTGCAAGATCAAGGCGCTGCGTGCCAAGACGAACACGTACATCAAAACGCCAGTGCGCGGGGAGGAGCCGGTCTTCATCGTGACAGGCCGCAAGGAGGACGTGGAGATGGCTAAGCGGGAGATCTTGTCAGCAGCCGAGCACTTCTCCATGATCCGTGCCACACGGAGCAAGGCGGGTGGGCTGCCCGGCGCCGCCCCCGGTCCACCCAACCTGCCCGGACAGACCACCATCCAGGTGCGAGTGCCCTACCGCGTGGTGGGGCTGGTGGTGGGGCCCAAGGGCGCCACGATCAAGCGCATCCAGCAGCGAACACACACGTACATCGTGACGCCGGGACGCGACAAGGAGCCGGTGTTCGCTGTGACCGGCATGCCTGAGAATGTGGACCGCGCTCGCGAGGAAATCGAGGCTCACATCACGCTGCGCACTGGCGCCTTCACGGACGCCGGCCCCGACAGCGACTTCCACGCCAATGGCACAGATGTCTGCCTGGACCTGCTGGGGGCCGCCGCCAGCCTCTGGGCCAAGGCCCCCCACCCGGGACGGAGGCCCCCAGCGGCCGCAAGTGGCCTCCGCGGGGACAGTGCCCTGGGCACCCCCAGCACCCCTGAGGCCTTCTACGCGGGCAACCGTGGAGGGCCGCCGGTGCCCGACGCGGGCCCCGCCAGCCCCTATGGCGGCTCTGGAAATGGGGGCTTCACTTTCGGCGCGGACGGCGCTGGAGCCCCCACAGGGACGGCCACCCCCGAGGACTGTGACTTTGGTTTTGACTTCCTGGCCCTGGACCTGACTGTGCCCGCGGCGGCCACCATCTGGGCCCCCTTCGAGCGGGCCGCGCCCCTGCCAGCCTTCAGTGGCTGCGCGGCGGTCAACGGGGCCCCAGCGCCCGCCTCCACGGGTGCGCGGCGCAGCAGTGCGGCGGGCACCCCGCGCCATTCGCCCACGCTGCCTGAGCCTGGAGGCCTGGGCCTGGAGCTCCCGCTGACGCGGCGCGGCGCCCCCGACCCGGTGGGCGCCCTACCCTGGCGGCCTCCGCAGACCTCCCTGCCACCCTTCTCCAGCAGCGCCAGCTTCTCCACGGCCACCTCACTGCCCAGCAGTGCCTCGGCCTCCTCCGCCCTGGACTCCAGCGCCACGGACAGCAACCGCAAACCTTCCGCCTCTGCGGCCGCTGGGGCCCCAGGCCCACCCGCCGCCGCCCCAGCGCGGGAGTGCGTGGTGTGCGCTGAGGGCGAGGCCATGGCCGCCCTGGTGCCCTGCGGCCACAACCTCTTCTGCATGGACTGCGCGGTTCGAATCTGCGGCAAGAGCGAGCCCGAGTGCCCCGCGTGCCGCACACCGGCCACCCAGGCCATTC GCGTGGAGACGGCCGGCCGCGGCCCAGCTGCAGCACCGCGCTTCTTGACAAATGACAGTATTGAGTGGACAGGTTAA
- the Mbd3 gene encoding methyl-CpG-binding domain protein 3 isoform X3 — MDLSTFDFRTGKMLMSKMNKSRQRVRYDSSNQVKGKPDLNTALPVRQTASIFKQPVTKITNHPSNKVKSDPQKAADQPRQLFWEKKLSGLSAFDIAEELVRTMDLPKGLQGVGPGCTDETLLSAIASALHTSTMPITGQLSAAVEKNPGVWLNTTQPLCKAFMVTDEDIRKQEELVQQVRKRLEEALMADMLAHVEELAREGEAPLDKACLDEEEEDEDEDEEPEPDQELERV; from the exons ATGGATCTGAGCACCTTTGACTTCCGCACCGGCAAGATGCTGATGAGCAAGATGAATAAGAGCCGCCAGCGTGTGCGCTATGACTCCTCCAACCAGGTCAAG GGCAAGCCTGACCTGAACACGGCGCTTCCAGTGCGGCAGACAGCATCCATCTTTAAGCAGCCGGTGACCAAGATCACCAACCACCCCAGCAACAAGGTGAAGAGCGACCCCCAGAAGGCTGCGGACCAGCCGCGGCAG CTCTTCTGGGAGAAGAAGCTGAGCGGCCTGAGTGCCTTTGACATCGCAGAGGAGCTTGTCAGAACCATGGACCTGCCCAAAGGCCTGCAAG GGGTGGGCCCTGGCTGCACCGATGAGACTCTGCTGTCGGCCATCGCCAGCGCCCTGCACACCAGCACCATGCCCATCACAGGGCAGCTCTCAGCCGCCGTGGAGAAGAACCCTGGTGTGTGGCTGAACACCACGCAGCCCCTGTGCAAAGCGTTCATGGTGACCGACGAGGACATCAG gaagcaggaggagctTGTGCAGCAGGTGCGGAAGCGGCTGGAGGAGGCACTGATGGCCGACATGCTGGCCCACGTGGAGGAGCTGGCCCGTGAGGGCGAGGCGCCCCTGGACAAGGCCTGCctggacgaggaggaggaggacgaggacgAGGACGAGGAGCCCGAGCCGGACCAGGAGCTGGAGCGCGTCTAG